One window from the genome of Spirosoma rhododendri encodes:
- a CDS encoding NYN domain-containing protein yields MQSVSSRLTRIGVFYDGNYFLHVSNYYNYSHERRSRISISGLHAFIRQQVAEREGVNERLCQIVDAHYFRGRLNAHEANQRGNQLFYDRLFDDILMSEGVVTHYLPVKTYQGYRQEKGIDVWLALEAFELTLYKKFDVIVLITSDGDYVPLIRKLNTVGSRIMVLSWDFEFENEQGERQVTRTSQDLLEEVSYPVAMHAMIDDRTRRNDPIIQNLFVKQASRPTFTPATATTSGNSFVNSQNSYAANFEDEDEPNYNLIDRPDDDPTGRKISTVRSLKSGYGFINYPPNNLFFHYTSLIDTEFDELHIDDEVEFTLGQNPEGKDIAVDVSLVRS; encoded by the coding sequence ATGCAGTCAGTATCATCCCGACTGACCCGTATTGGGGTCTTTTATGACGGTAACTATTTCCTCCACGTAAGCAACTATTATAACTACTCCCACGAGCGACGCAGCCGGATCAGCATTTCGGGGCTGCACGCGTTTATTCGGCAGCAGGTAGCTGAGCGGGAGGGTGTTAATGAACGGTTGTGCCAGATTGTCGACGCCCATTATTTTCGGGGGCGGCTCAACGCCCACGAAGCCAATCAGCGCGGTAATCAACTGTTCTACGACCGGCTGTTCGATGATATCCTGATGTCGGAAGGCGTCGTGACCCACTACCTGCCGGTCAAGACCTACCAGGGGTACCGCCAGGAAAAAGGCATCGATGTATGGCTGGCGCTGGAAGCGTTTGAACTGACTCTCTACAAGAAATTCGACGTTATCGTGCTCATCACGTCCGACGGTGATTACGTGCCGCTCATTCGTAAGCTGAACACGGTAGGCTCGCGGATCATGGTACTGAGCTGGGATTTTGAATTTGAAAACGAACAGGGCGAACGGCAGGTGACCCGTACCTCGCAGGATCTGCTCGAAGAAGTGTCGTACCCGGTCGCCATGCACGCCATGATCGATGACCGCACCCGGCGCAACGACCCGATCATTCAAAACCTGTTCGTCAAGCAGGCTTCCCGCCCGACATTCACGCCAGCGACAGCTACTACGAGTGGGAATAGTTTCGTCAATAGCCAGAACTCATACGCGGCTAACTTTGAAGATGAAGACGAGCCAAACTACAACCTCATCGATCGGCCGGACGATGACCCGACCGGTCGGAAAATCAGTACGGTTCGCAGTCTGAAATCGGGGTATGGGTTTATCAATTACCCACCTAATAACCTGTTTTTCCACTATACCAGCCTGATCGATACCGAGTTCGACGAACTCCACATTGATGACGAAGTAGAGTTTACGCTGGGCCAGAATCCGGAAGGTAAAGACATCGCCGTCGACGTATCGCTGGTACGAAGTTAG
- the hisB gene encoding bifunctional histidinol-phosphatase/imidazoleglycerol-phosphate dehydratase HisB yields MQKILFIDRDGTLIAEPQPDQQVDSLAKLDYIPGALSAMRQIAQETDYRLVMVTNQDGLGTDAFPEDTFWPAQNKMLSTFEGENIHFDDIHIDRHFPHQNSTTRKPGTGMLMEYFDRTKYDLANSYVIGDRLTDVQLAVNLGAKAILFLPPGGLESVQMADVTQQTDAMKQAIALTTSDWHAIYTFLRLPARTVTVERNTKETQIRIDLNLDGTGKADIHTGLGFYDHMLDQVAKHSGSDLTIRVQGDLHIDEHHTIEDTALALGEAYRRALGDKKGISRYGYLLPMDDALAQVAIDFSGRPWLVWDAEFRREKVGDMPTELFHHFFKSFSDTAQCNLNVKVEGDNEHHKIEAIFKAFAKSIKMAVRRDIREIDNLPSTKGVL; encoded by the coding sequence ATGCAAAAAATACTATTTATCGACCGTGACGGAACGCTGATTGCTGAACCACAACCCGATCAGCAGGTCGATTCACTGGCCAAGCTTGATTACATCCCCGGTGCGCTGTCGGCCATGCGGCAGATCGCGCAGGAAACCGATTACCGGCTGGTGATGGTCACTAATCAGGACGGTCTCGGCACCGACGCGTTCCCCGAAGATACGTTCTGGCCTGCCCAAAACAAGATGCTGTCGACCTTCGAAGGTGAAAACATTCATTTCGACGACATCCACATCGACCGGCATTTCCCGCATCAGAATAGCACCACCCGCAAGCCGGGAACGGGTATGCTGATGGAGTACTTTGACCGTACGAAATACGACCTTGCCAATAGCTACGTCATCGGCGACCGCCTGACCGACGTGCAGCTGGCCGTTAATCTGGGCGCGAAAGCCATTCTGTTTCTGCCCCCCGGCGGTCTGGAATCGGTACAGATGGCCGATGTCACCCAGCAGACCGACGCCATGAAACAGGCCATCGCGCTGACGACCAGCGACTGGCACGCCATTTACACCTTCCTGCGCCTGCCTGCCCGCACCGTCACGGTCGAGCGCAACACGAAAGAAACGCAGATTCGTATCGACCTGAACCTCGACGGCACGGGCAAAGCTGACATTCACACGGGCCTGGGCTTCTACGATCACATGCTCGATCAGGTGGCCAAGCATTCCGGCTCCGACCTGACCATCCGCGTACAGGGCGACCTGCACATCGACGAACATCACACCATCGAAGATACCGCGCTGGCCCTGGGCGAAGCGTACCGACGTGCGCTCGGCGACAAAAAAGGCATCAGCCGCTACGGCTATCTGCTGCCGATGGACGACGCACTGGCGCAGGTAGCGATCGACTTTTCTGGACGGCCGTGGCTGGTGTGGGACGCTGAGTTCCGGCGCGAGAAAGTGGGCGACATGCCGACCGAGCTGTTTCACCACTTCTTCAAATCATTCTCCGACACGGCGCAGTGCAACCTGAACGTAAAGGTTGAAGGCGATAACGAACACCATAAGATCGAAGCGATTTTCAAGGCGTTTGCCAAATCGATCAAGATGGCCGTTCGGCGCGACATTCGGGAAATCGATAACCTGCCCAGCACGAAAGGCGTTTTGTAA
- a CDS encoding 1-acyl-sn-glycerol-3-phosphate acyltransferase → MLGALTRWLFKLWGWRIQGPVPTVPKAIWVVAPHTTNWDFPVGLGIRPTVGIWIQYLAKSSLFTWYSGWLFRLLGGKPVYRDRSRNLVDATVDVFNQSDRLHICITPEGTRANVATLKTGFYYIALKANVPLILVGFDWPRKLVLLSEPLYVTGDYERDMLPFYQFFSQVHGIKKDWLLKWEKTGVIERS, encoded by the coding sequence ATGCTTGGTGCCCTGACTCGCTGGTTGTTTAAACTGTGGGGCTGGCGCATTCAGGGGCCGGTACCTACGGTGCCCAAAGCCATTTGGGTCGTTGCGCCCCACACCACCAACTGGGATTTCCCTGTCGGGCTGGGTATCCGCCCGACCGTCGGTATCTGGATTCAGTACCTCGCCAAAAGTTCGTTGTTCACGTGGTACTCGGGCTGGCTGTTTCGCCTGCTCGGTGGTAAGCCCGTCTACCGCGACCGGTCGCGTAATCTGGTCGATGCTACCGTCGACGTTTTCAACCAAAGCGACCGGCTCCACATCTGCATCACGCCCGAAGGTACCCGCGCCAACGTCGCTACACTCAAAACGGGTTTTTACTACATCGCACTGAAAGCCAACGTCCCGCTGATTCTCGTCGGCTTCGACTGGCCCCGCAAACTCGTGCTCCTCAGCGAACCGCTCTACGTAACCGGCGACTATGAGCGCGATATGCTCCCCTTCTACCAGTTTTTCTCACAGGTTCACGGCATCAAAAAAGACTGGCTGCTGAAGTGGGAAAAGACCGGCGTTATCGAACGCAGTTAG
- a CDS encoding methyltransferase: MTSQPDLAPITRQLRAMYGSRLLIVAVHHIPVFSELINGPLSVAELSQRLNLQERPAHVLFPALCAMNLLTYDQTGKLYITELGRYVSQRHTPNLSGYIELEKDDVGAVEMAVRLRNDGPLETPNGISFVKEGDAPSPMDDPDESRRFTLGLAGRARHLSPLVAASMTRRDGHLLDVAGGTGFYTYEWLLNNPTSTATLFDRPAVLTVAQELLDEFSRSGRPGAESVRERVTFLPGDMLTDDLTNTDLLLAASLFHDWPTDTCQALTNRFAAALRPGGELWVHDAFLNDALDGPLAVTDYSAQLFWGTKGRCYSRVEHRSWFKQAGLQPTDEAIPTQLDYGLIWAKKL; this comes from the coding sequence ATGACTTCTCAACCTGATCTCGCACCCATTACCCGCCAGCTACGGGCCATGTACGGGTCGCGTCTGCTCATTGTCGCGGTACACCACATACCCGTTTTTAGCGAACTGATAAACGGGCCGCTGTCCGTGGCGGAACTGAGCCAGCGACTTAATCTGCAAGAGCGACCGGCCCATGTGTTGTTCCCAGCCCTGTGCGCGATGAACCTGCTGACTTACGACCAAACGGGTAAACTGTACATCACCGAGTTGGGCCGATACGTGTCGCAGCGGCATACGCCGAATCTGAGCGGATACATTGAACTGGAAAAAGACGACGTGGGCGCCGTGGAAATGGCCGTCCGACTGCGAAACGACGGGCCGCTGGAAACGCCCAACGGTATTTCGTTCGTCAAAGAAGGTGATGCGCCCTCGCCGATGGATGATCCCGACGAGTCGCGCCGATTTACGCTGGGGCTGGCTGGTCGCGCCCGGCACCTGTCGCCTTTGGTCGCGGCCAGCATGACCCGGCGCGACGGGCATCTGCTCGACGTGGCGGGTGGTACCGGCTTTTACACCTACGAATGGCTGCTGAACAACCCCACGTCGACGGCCACGCTATTCGACCGCCCGGCGGTACTGACCGTTGCGCAGGAGTTGCTCGATGAATTCAGCCGGAGCGGCCGACCGGGGGCAGAAAGCGTCCGGGAGCGGGTAACGTTCCTGCCGGGCGATATGCTCACCGACGATCTAACCAATACCGACCTGTTGCTGGCTGCCAGCCTGTTCCACGATTGGCCAACCGATACCTGTCAGGCACTGACCAACCGCTTTGCTGCGGCCCTGCGCCCCGGTGGTGAACTCTGGGTACACGACGCGTTTCTAAACGATGCGCTCGATGGTCCGCTGGCCGTTACCGATTATTCGGCCCAACTATTCTGGGGAACAAAAGGACGCTGCTACAGCCGTGTCGAGCACCGGAGCTGGTTCAAACAGGCCGGTCTGCAACCCACCGACGAAGCTATTCCTACGCAACTGGATTACGGATTGATCTGGGCAAAGAAGTTGTAG
- the lpxB gene encoding lipid-A-disaccharide synthase produces MTYYLIAGERSGDLHGANLIRSIRQHDPQAAFRAYGGEQMEAAGATLVRHYREMAFMGFVEVARNLGTIRRIMRECQADLLAHRPDVLILIDYSGFNLRVAKFAKAHGIRVFYYIAPKVWAWNPGRAKNIKASVNRLFTILPFETEFFARYDYRVDYVGNPLLDALAQFQPDTQFLAKLPADERPVVALLPGSRRQEIVGMLPTMLAATRHFPNYRFVVGTVSNLPASLYDDLLRDYPNVARVSDAAYDLLTVATAALVTSGTATLETALLNVPQVVCYKASKLFYAIGKRVMSVRFISLVNLIADREIVKELIQDFREDTVVAELRAILPGGTRRADQLAGYADVRQRMGEPGASERAGALMVQALREG; encoded by the coding sequence ATGACCTATTACCTGATTGCGGGCGAACGCTCCGGCGACTTACACGGTGCCAACCTGATCCGGTCGATCCGGCAGCACGATCCGCAGGCTGCGTTTCGGGCCTACGGTGGTGAGCAGATGGAAGCCGCCGGGGCCACGCTCGTTCGGCACTACCGCGAGATGGCCTTTATGGGTTTCGTGGAAGTGGCCCGCAATCTGGGAACGATCCGCCGGATCATGCGCGAGTGTCAGGCCGACCTGCTGGCCCACCGCCCCGATGTGCTGATCCTGATCGACTATTCGGGTTTCAACCTGCGCGTGGCCAAATTTGCAAAAGCGCACGGCATTCGGGTGTTCTACTACATCGCGCCAAAAGTGTGGGCGTGGAACCCCGGCCGGGCCAAAAACATCAAGGCGTCGGTCAACCGTCTGTTTACGATACTGCCGTTTGAAACCGAGTTTTTCGCCCGCTACGACTACCGCGTCGATTACGTGGGCAACCCCCTGCTCGATGCACTTGCCCAGTTTCAGCCCGATACTCAGTTTCTGGCCAAACTTCCCGCCGACGAACGTCCCGTTGTGGCTCTGCTGCCCGGTAGCCGCCGTCAGGAAATTGTGGGCATGCTGCCGACGATGCTGGCGGCTACGCGCCATTTCCCCAACTATCGTTTCGTCGTCGGTACGGTCAGCAACCTGCCCGCGAGCCTGTACGACGACCTGTTGCGCGACTACCCCAACGTGGCCCGCGTCAGCGATGCGGCCTACGACCTGCTGACGGTAGCAACGGCCGCGCTGGTAACGTCGGGGACGGCGACGCTCGAAACGGCCCTGCTCAACGTGCCGCAGGTGGTGTGTTACAAAGCGTCGAAGCTGTTCTACGCCATTGGCAAGCGCGTGATGTCGGTGCGGTTTATCTCGCTCGTCAACCTCATCGCCGACCGCGAAATCGTCAAAGAACTGATTCAGGATTTTCGGGAAGACACGGTTGTCGCCGAACTGCGGGCCATCCTGCCGGGGGGCACCCGCCGGGCCGATCAACTGGCTGGCTACGCCGACGTCCGGCAGCGGATGGGCGAACCCGGCGCGTCGGAGCGGGCCGGTGCGCTGATGGTGCAGGCACTGCGGGAGGGCTGA
- a CDS encoding 6-pyruvoyl trahydropterin synthase family protein, whose amino-acid sequence MVYINRIEHFNAAHRLYNPNWSEEKNAEVFGPCANINWHGHNFELIVTVKGEPDPDTGFVIDLKMLGDIIKRDVIEKVDHKNLNLDVDFMRGKMASCEIFIMEIWKILERALADVSEAHLHQLRLYETPKNFVDYFGE is encoded by the coding sequence ATGGTCTATATCAACAGAATTGAGCACTTCAACGCGGCTCACCGGCTATACAATCCGAACTGGTCGGAAGAAAAAAATGCGGAAGTTTTCGGTCCCTGCGCCAACATCAACTGGCACGGCCACAACTTCGAACTGATCGTCACGGTCAAGGGCGAACCTGACCCCGATACGGGCTTTGTGATCGACCTGAAAATGCTGGGCGACATCATCAAACGGGACGTAATCGAAAAGGTCGATCACAAAAATCTGAACCTCGACGTTGACTTCATGCGGGGTAAAATGGCGTCGTGCGAAATCTTCATCATGGAAATCTGGAAGATCCTCGAACGCGCCCTCGCCGACGTCAGCGAAGCCCACCTGCATCAGTTGCGGCTCTACGAAACGCCCAAAAACTTCGTCGATTATTTCGGCGAATAG
- the rfaD gene encoding ADP-glyceromanno-heptose 6-epimerase, translating into MIIVTGAAGFIGSCLISKLNQENFNFIIAVDDFSDPRKEKNLVGKRIQERVDREVFFDWLDQNYQEIEFIFHIGARTDTTEFDWSILEHLNLTYSKRIWQACIDYQIPLVYASSAATYGLGELGYDDNESQIPQLKPLNPYGESKNAFDIWALEQERKPFFWAGLKFFNVYGPNEYHKDRMASVIFHTVNQIRKTGKMNLFRSHNPDYADGEQMRDFVYVKDVVEVCLFLMHHRRNSGIYNLGSGKARTFLDLVTSTFRALDLEPNIGFIDTPADIRDKYQYFTQANMAKLRSIGYDRPFCSLEEGIADYVGNYLKEDTYL; encoded by the coding sequence ATGATTATCGTTACGGGGGCAGCCGGTTTTATCGGCAGTTGTTTGATTAGCAAATTGAATCAGGAAAACTTCAATTTCATCATCGCCGTTGACGATTTTTCTGACCCCCGTAAAGAAAAGAATCTGGTAGGCAAGCGCATTCAGGAGCGCGTCGACCGGGAGGTGTTTTTCGACTGGCTCGATCAGAACTATCAGGAGATCGAATTCATCTTCCACATCGGTGCCCGTACCGACACGACCGAGTTCGACTGGTCGATTCTGGAGCACCTCAACCTGACGTATTCCAAGCGTATCTGGCAAGCCTGCATCGACTATCAGATTCCGCTCGTGTATGCATCGTCGGCGGCTACGTACGGCCTCGGCGAGCTGGGCTACGACGACAACGAATCGCAGATTCCGCAGCTCAAACCGCTGAACCCCTACGGTGAATCGAAGAACGCGTTCGACATCTGGGCGCTGGAGCAGGAACGCAAACCGTTTTTCTGGGCAGGACTGAAATTCTTCAACGTCTACGGCCCCAACGAATACCACAAAGACCGGATGGCGTCGGTGATTTTTCACACCGTCAATCAAATTCGGAAAACGGGTAAGATGAATTTGTTCCGGTCGCACAACCCCGATTACGCCGACGGCGAGCAGATGCGCGATTTCGTGTACGTGAAAGACGTCGTTGAGGTGTGTCTGTTTCTGATGCATCACCGGCGCAACTCCGGCATCTACAACCTCGGCAGCGGCAAAGCCCGCACCTTCCTCGATCTGGTTACCAGCACCTTCCGCGCTCTCGACCTCGAACCGAACATCGGCTTTATCGATACCCCCGCCGACATCCGCGACAAGTACCAGTATTTCACGCAGGCCAACATGGCCAAGCTGCGCTCCATCGGCTACGACCGCCCGTTCTGCTCGCTTGAAGAAGGCATCGCTGACTACGTGGGCAATTACCTCAAAGAAGATACGTATCTGTAA
- a CDS encoding metallophosphoesterase family protein — protein sequence MNTPATTTDLGTLRGPLLIFGGPYSNIQALETLRQIAEQRGISPDRIICTGDIVGYCAQPDECVQLIKAWGIHSIQGNVEQNVVEGADDCGCNFAEGGRCDTFSRTWFPYAVQALSGASVEWLRTLPLHLRFSYAGKSVAVVHGSATNISEFVFASTPWSVKEQTMTATGADVILAGHAGLPFDDVREDKYWLNAGVIGMPANDGTPRVWYLLLDDADGQFTYQFCSFTYDNQTANQLMQANGLPDSYAQTLLTGIWDNCEILPDAEKQLQGVGIAFSDSVS from the coding sequence ATGAACACTCCCGCAACGACTACCGACCTCGGCACCCTCAGGGGCCCGCTGCTTATTTTCGGCGGTCCGTACTCTAACATACAGGCGCTGGAAACGCTCCGGCAGATCGCCGAACAGCGCGGCATCTCGCCCGACCGGATCATCTGTACCGGCGACATCGTGGGTTACTGCGCCCAGCCCGATGAGTGCGTGCAATTGATAAAAGCGTGGGGCATTCACAGCATTCAGGGTAACGTGGAGCAGAACGTCGTCGAGGGCGCGGACGACTGCGGCTGTAATTTCGCCGAGGGTGGCCGCTGCGATACATTCTCCCGGACGTGGTTTCCCTACGCGGTGCAGGCACTATCGGGGGCGTCAGTAGAGTGGTTACGTACATTGCCGTTGCACCTGCGCTTTTCCTATGCTGGCAAGTCGGTGGCCGTTGTGCACGGGTCCGCGACAAACATTTCGGAGTTCGTATTTGCGTCGACGCCGTGGTCCGTCAAGGAACAAACGATGACAGCTACCGGTGCCGACGTTATCCTGGCTGGCCATGCCGGACTGCCGTTTGATGATGTGCGGGAGGATAAATACTGGCTCAATGCGGGGGTTATCGGGATGCCCGCCAACGACGGTACCCCGCGCGTCTGGTACCTGCTGCTTGATGATGCCGACGGTCAGTTTACGTACCAGTTTTGCTCGTTCACCTACGACAACCAAACGGCTAACCAGCTTATGCAGGCGAACGGCCTGCCCGATTCCTACGCACAAACCCTGCTGACGGGTATCTGGGACAACTGCGAAATCCTACCCGACGCCGAAAAGCAGCTACAGGGCGTCGGTATCGCCTTTTCTGACAGCGTTAGCTAA
- a CDS encoding sodium:solute symporter family transporter: MVVFTGLIIIRLYNEIWSNTIVIGSYFGATGTSSYYIAIVVFTLLTLAYTLKGGMSSSIMTDVIQLTLFVGLLTVILGFILPQYGGSLTPFVSSGRWELGQGLDLLLVALVQCLSYPFHDPVLTDRGFISDPRTTLRSYLWAGAIGSLCIIFFSFVGIFAKLNDLSGEAPVAVAKYFGVPMLLLMNLIMVTSASSTLDSAMASFSKLVSIDLGNAETPNVTTGRWAMVVLTVLGTIPVFFDPVILSATTISGTLVLGLAPIFLFWNVAVPRIAFHLSVVGGLVLGALLTFLPLPDALRLTDGKYGALLSTNLITTAYCFLVFFACTVFRTKNA; the protein is encoded by the coding sequence GTGGTTGTGTTTACGGGGCTGATTATCATTCGGTTGTACAACGAAATCTGGTCGAATACCATCGTGATCGGCTCGTACTTCGGCGCGACCGGCACGAGCAGCTACTACATCGCCATCGTCGTCTTTACGCTGCTGACGCTGGCTTACACGCTGAAAGGCGGCATGAGCAGTTCGATCATGACCGATGTAATTCAACTGACGCTGTTTGTGGGGCTGCTGACGGTAATTCTGGGGTTCATCCTGCCGCAGTACGGGGGTAGCCTGACGCCCTTCGTGAGCAGTGGCCGCTGGGAATTGGGGCAGGGCCTCGACCTGCTGCTGGTGGCGCTGGTGCAGTGCCTGAGCTACCCCTTCCACGACCCCGTCCTGACCGACCGGGGCTTCATCTCCGACCCCCGCACCACGCTTCGTTCGTACCTCTGGGCGGGGGCAATCGGCTCGCTGTGCATCATCTTCTTCAGCTTTGTCGGTATCTTCGCCAAACTCAACGATCTGTCGGGTGAAGCACCGGTGGCCGTCGCGAAATACTTTGGCGTACCGATGCTGTTGCTGATGAACCTGATCATGGTTACGTCGGCGTCATCGACGCTTGATTCGGCGATGGCATCGTTTTCCAAACTGGTCAGCATCGATTTAGGCAACGCGGAAACACCCAATGTTACGACCGGCCGCTGGGCAATGGTCGTACTGACGGTGCTGGGTACGATCCCGGTTTTCTTCGATCCGGTTATTCTGTCGGCCACGACCATCAGCGGAACGCTCGTGCTGGGACTGGCACCGATTTTTTTGTTTTGGAATGTCGCCGTACCGCGCATCGCTTTTCATCTGTCGGTCGTGGGTGGGCTGGTACTGGGTGCCCTGCTGACGTTTCTGCCCCTGCCCGACGCCCTCCGCCTGACCGACGGCAAGTACGGCGCGCTGCTCAGTACCAACCTGATTACAACCGCTTACTGTTTTCTGGTGTTCTTCGCCTGTACCGTCTTCCGTACTAAAAACGCATGA
- a CDS encoding SusD/RagB family nutrient-binding outer membrane lipoprotein — MKRNLYTKLLLLVLLGVFQSCTDGFKEINTNPNAPVDVQPSLLMRKVLFDYGEQMSYEAFVAGNLLGQYFTAIDFNLFDRHSLSEPQYGGNPWPFLYTNLRDNEIILQKSRANVAYGVYEGPALIMKAYMTAALTDLYGDVPYSEALSGQSGVITPAYDGQEAIYTASGGILDNLNKGIASINAYKGATALDGDIIFSGNRTKWVLFANSLKIKYLMRISGRVDVKSDLQKVLTEGNFIKANTDNAAFRFSTQPNNFRMSTARVGDYNLFIMSLTSQEILTNLSDPRIQTYFRSTTAKPGTYKGLLNGPDASKLSISVADYSLTGSIFRENSDKLSANFMTAAETSLLLAEAAERGLVSASAKDWYERGITQAFEYWQTTLPTSYLSSNAVAYKQNGQNPIEQILTQKWLANINNGYEGWIEWRRTGFPRLKTISASLNNNLIPVRMPYPGTESALNNVQYKKAADKINNNSINAPVWWDVN, encoded by the coding sequence ATGAAACGAAACCTGTATACTAAACTCCTCCTGCTCGTGCTGCTCGGCGTATTCCAGAGCTGTACGGACGGGTTCAAGGAGATCAATACCAACCCCAACGCGCCGGTCGATGTTCAGCCGTCGCTGCTGATGCGGAAAGTGCTGTTCGACTACGGCGAACAGATGTCGTACGAAGCGTTTGTGGCCGGGAACCTGCTGGGGCAGTACTTCACCGCCATCGACTTCAACCTCTTCGACCGGCACAGCCTGTCGGAGCCGCAGTACGGCGGTAATCCGTGGCCGTTTCTGTACACCAACCTGCGCGACAACGAGATCATCCTGCAAAAGTCTCGCGCCAACGTGGCCTACGGGGTGTATGAAGGTCCGGCGCTGATTATGAAAGCGTACATGACGGCCGCCCTGACCGACCTGTACGGCGACGTGCCCTACAGCGAAGCCCTGTCGGGGCAGTCGGGCGTTATCACCCCCGCCTACGATGGGCAGGAAGCCATCTATACGGCATCTGGCGGTATTCTCGACAACCTCAACAAAGGCATCGCGTCGATCAATGCATACAAAGGCGCGACGGCCCTCGATGGTGACATTATTTTCAGCGGTAACCGCACGAAGTGGGTGCTGTTTGCCAATTCGCTCAAGATCAAATACCTGATGCGTATTTCGGGTCGGGTCGATGTGAAGTCGGACTTGCAGAAGGTGCTGACGGAGGGAAATTTCATTAAGGCCAACACCGACAATGCCGCGTTCCGCTTCTCGACGCAGCCTAATAATTTCCGTATGTCGACGGCCCGCGTTGGCGACTACAACCTGTTCATTATGTCGCTGACCAGCCAGGAAATCCTGACGAACCTGAGCGATCCCCGTATACAAACGTACTTCCGGTCGACGACCGCCAAACCCGGCACGTACAAGGGGCTATTGAACGGACCGGATGCTTCGAAGCTGTCGATCTCCGTCGCCGATTACTCCCTGACGGGTAGTATCTTCCGCGAGAATTCGGATAAGCTGTCGGCCAATTTCATGACCGCTGCTGAAACGAGCCTGTTGCTGGCCGAAGCCGCCGAGCGGGGGCTGGTGTCGGCATCGGCGAAGGACTGGTACGAACGCGGCATCACGCAGGCGTTTGAATACTGGCAAACCACCCTGCCGACGAGCTATCTGAGCAGCAATGCGGTGGCGTACAAGCAGAACGGGCAGAACCCGATTGAGCAGATTCTGACGCAGAAATGGCTGGCGAACATCAACAACGGCTACGAAGGCTGGATCGAGTGGCGCCGGACGGGTTTCCCCCGCCTAAAAACGATTTCGGCCAGTCTGAATAACAACCTGATTCCCGTCAGGATGCCATATCCCGGCACGGAAAGCGCGCTCAACAACGTGCAGTACAAGAAAGCCGCCGACAAAATCAACAACAACAGCATCAACGCCCCCGTCTGGTGGGACGTGAACTAA